Proteins encoded by one window of Ursus arctos isolate Adak ecotype North America unplaced genomic scaffold, UrsArc2.0 scaffold_22, whole genome shotgun sequence:
- the LOC113269452 gene encoding olfactory receptor 52B4-like, producing MTTLNHTGVSHTVFRLLGIPGLEDQHRWISIPFCISYVIALLGNSLLICIILTKRSLHEPMYLFLCMLAVADVVLSTCTVPQALAIFWFRAGEISLDRCITQLFFIHTTFISESGVLLVMAFDRYVAICYPLRHTTILTRALIGKIGVTIFLRSYGTIFPMIFLLKRLTFCQNNIIPHTYCEHIGLAKYACNDIRVNIWYGFSILMLTVVLDVVLIFISYVLILCAVFHMPSRDARHKALNTCGSHICVIVLFYGPGIFTILTQRFGRHIPPHTHILLANVCMLAPPMLNPVIYGIQTKQIREQAVHVLFTKQKSLWFKN from the coding sequence ATGACCACCTTAAACCACACTGGTGTCAGCCACACTGTCTTCCGCTTACTGGGCATCCCTGGCCTTGAGGACCAGCACAGGTGGATTTCCATCCCCTTCTGCATTTCCTATGTCATCGCCCTGCTTGGGAACAGCCTGCTCATCTGCATTATCCTCACCAAGCGCAGCCTCCATGAACCCATGTACCTCTTCCTCTGCATGCTGGCCGTGGCAGACGTTGTCCTCTCCACCTGCACAGTACCTCAGGCCTTGGCCATCTTCTGGTTCCGTGCTGGGGAGATCTCCCTGGATCGCTGCATCACTCAGCTCTTCTTTATTCATACCACCTTCATCTCTGAGTCAGGGGTCTTGCTGGTGATGGCGTTTGACCGCTACGTTGCCATATGCTACCCACTGAGACACACCACTATTCTTACACGTGCTCTGATCGGGAAAATCGGTGTGACCATCTTCCTGAGAAGTTATGGTACAATTTTCCCCAtgatatttcttttgaaaagattgACTTTCTGTCAAAATAATATTATTCCACATACCTACTGTGAACACATTGGCTTGGCCAAATATGCTTGTAACGACATTCGAGTGAACATCTGGTATGGATTTTCCATCCTAATGTTAACGGTGGTTTTAGATgttgtgttaatttttatttcctatgtgCTGATTCTCTGTGCTGTCTTCCACATGCCTTCTCGAGATGCTCGCCACAAAGCTCTTAACACGTGTGGCTCCCACATCTGTGTCATCGTCCTCTTTTATGGGCCTGGAATCTTCACAATCCTTACTCAGCGGTTTGGACGCCACATTCCTCCTCATACCCACATCTTGTTGGCTAACGTTTGCATGCTTGCCCCACCTATGCTCAATCCTGTCATTTATGGGATCCAGACCAAGCAAATCCGGGAGCAGGCGGTTCACGTGTTGTTTACAAAGCAGAAATCACTTTGGTTTAAGAACTAA